The following are encoded in a window of Poecile atricapillus isolate bPoeAtr1 chromosome 21, bPoeAtr1.hap1, whole genome shotgun sequence genomic DNA:
- the LOC131586931 gene encoding neuferricin: MWRGAAAGLLCVAAACLLRRGFEPRARLLSAAELRRYRGAPGEPGLYLALLGRVFDVERGRKHYGPGGAYSGLAGRDATRAFASGDFTPAGLVDNVAGLSPPELLSIHSWLSFYNDNYEPVGKLVGRFYDENGAPTEALREVEAAIEEALKFQAESEQKKQQFPPCNSEWSSAKGTRFWCSRQSGGVHRDWAGVPRKLYHPGSPGSRCVCVRSSGPPWGQPDSSQHSDRGDLDHPHLEQYEGCHPLAQQCVLLTG; this comes from the exons ATGTGGCGGGGCGCGGCCGCGGGGTTGCTGTGCGTGGCCGCCGCCTGCCTCCTGCGCCGCGGGTTCGAGCCCCGCGCCCGCCTGCTCAGCGCCGCGGAGCTGCGCCGCTACCGCGGGGCGCCGGGCGAGCCCGGGCTTTACCTCGCCCTGCTGGGACGGGTCTTCGATGTGGAGCGGGGCCGCAAGCACTATGGGCCCGGCGGCGCTTACAGCGGGCTCGCAG gcagagatgccaccaGAGCGTTTGCCAGCGGCGACTTCACCCCGGCGGGGCTGGTGGACAACGTGGCGGGGCTGtcacccccagagctgctctccatccaCAGCTGGTTGAGTTTCTACAACGACAACTACGAGCCCGTGG GGAAGCTGGTGGGCAGATTCTACGATGAAAATGGGGCACCGACAGAAGCCCTGAGGGAGGTTGAGGCTGCCATTGAGGAAGCTCTCAAATTCCAAGCAGAAAGTgagcagaagaagcagcagttcCCACCCTGCAACTCTGAATGGAGCTCTGCTAAAGGCACCCGGTTCTGGTGCTCCAGACAGAG TGGGGGAGTGCACAGAGACTGGGCCGGAGTCCCTCGGAAGCTGTACCACCCTGGCTCGCCCGGGAGCcgctgtgtgtgtgtgaggagcTCAGGTCCCCCCTGGGGCCAGCCAGACTCCTCCCAGCACAGCGACAGAGGGGACCTGGATCACCCTCACCTGGAGCAGTACGAGGGCTGCCACCCCCTGGCCCAGCAGTGTGTCCTCCTCACGGGCtga